In Salvelinus namaycush isolate Seneca chromosome 12, SaNama_1.0, whole genome shotgun sequence, the DNA window tgATGTAAAACAATATTACTGCACACATTGAGtccatgtgacttgttaagcacatcttTACTTGTGATATCAAAAGAGTTGAATACTTatagactcaagacatttcagctttcatttttttattaatttgtttaaaaaaaatgaaaaacataattccactttgacattatgggtaattatatgtaggccagtgacacattttatctcaatttaatccattttaaattcaggctgtaacagaacagaatatggaaaaagatcagcggtgtgaatactttctgaaggcactgtatatgtctCCCTTGTTATGCAGATACCCCCACTGCCTGCACATGCTGGAGCTGCTTCAGTACGAGCACTTCAGGAAGGAGCTTGTGAATGCACAATGTGCCAAGTTCATTGACGAGCAGCAATTACTGCACTGGCAGCACTATTCCCGGAAACGCACCCGTCTGCAGCAGGCTCTGGCagagcaacaacagcagcaacagctgCCTCATGGCAATGCTACTGCTAAATGAGAGAGATAATCTGTGGCATAAAAAAAACAGGATGATTGAACTTGAATGGACATGGACTCAAATGTCAATTCAGCCTCCTGGAAATGTATTTGTGATATGGATCATGGGGATGTCTCTTTTTGCTCTTATTTATGTTTCTGCTttggaaaataaatacaactTTTGGTTAAAATGCTGTTTCTTTGTTGTTTGACCTCAATAGAACAGTGGTGGAAATGGACAGCATTGTTTACTCCTAATTTCTCAGGGAGAGTGAGGCAGCAGTTTTGGTTAGTATTAGAAAACTATGATAGATACTTAAGGTCAGTAATGGATATTATGCAACCAAGAGCTAAAATAACAATATAAGCAGTGAAAAACACTTATGGAGAAATATAATACACATTAAAATATGGGACTGTTGTAAGCGTATGTAAAACAAATTGTCACCCTGATTCAGGCCTCTATTCAATTCACATCATGAAGTTAAGCATTACAGCGTGATAAGTGTGATGGCAATGTACCCACTTTAGCGtcgactgcattcacggtaaatagTGCTTATGTCCACTCAATCGGAATTTACCTTAACATTTCTATCGCAGAATCTATAACACTTCAAATTTTACAGATGGATTAGAGCTCTCAATCTGCTAATGACGAGATGCTTCTTGTATTAATCTATTTCCAAGATGGGTAAAGACCGTGAACAACTTCTCAATCAATTGTGTACAATTAATAGTATTACATTAGTAAACTTAAACATGCACACAATTAACATGTATTATTTCTGAATTATGATGCATTTGGAATGTATCACTGTAATTGGATACTTTTTAATCTATTTCGTAGTCCCTTACCAAGATGGCGCAAAATATAACCAACGTTTTGAGTTGTCACAAAACCGGAAGATTACTGAACAAAAACTGCTGTTGAACAATTTGATAAGGTCACAGCACGGATTATTGCGAAGTTGAAAAAAATATTTCTCATTGTTCTGTCTAATTTGCTCCAAAATACATTTGTGGATGGTTGTTTATTAACACCCGGTAAATGTTCATCTCAAAGATttgtggctgtgtgttttgggtctgCCACACCTCTGGTTTATGACGTTTCCCTAAAAATGACTACTCTTTGTCACGTGATGTTCTATAAATAATGGTAGGATTTCAATTgtatactcctctcctccttctcaaaccccattggaggagaaagacagaggtcccgcccctctgaccttctcctccaatgggatTTGAGGTGAGGAGGaacaattgagattctcccaatgTCCATTTTTTGTCTCGAGATCAATGTTCACTTCACTCTGTGTTGTACCGCTGAAGGATTGTGAGATTAAGTATTTTGACTTTTCCTTCTTGTCTTTGTTGAAATTACTTTTCTTCTATTGTTTTAACCCTGCTCAACGCACAGCGGTTTTTGGCTTCACACGTAAGTGAACTTTGAAACACCCGCAGTCCCCTCCCACTAAACCCCCACAGCTCAAACACACACTGTAATGTTTAGATTATGTGCATTCTCTCGCTTGAGCTCAGATGTATCTGTTTGGCATCATATACAATGTTACCCAGTTGGACAGTGTGTGAGACAGACAGTGGGTAGTGTTTGTGTCTGTTGTGTAGGTATGTCAGCGACAGAGTCATTTGTCTATTTGGTCTCAGTGTTGTCTCACAGTACCGGTCTGTTGTTTTCTTTAGTGTTATTAGTCAGTTCTCTAGCTGTATTTTTATAAACACCCTCCTGAATAGGTCCCTGATGTAATTGTATTCCAGGTCTGTCTGTCATGTCCTCGCACAGGACCGTGGGGATGCGGCAGCTGCGAGTTGCGGTGGTGGGCGCGGGAGCTGCAGGTCTGTGTGCCGCACGTCACATCTTGTCCCGCCCAGACACCTTTGCCCCACCCGTCGTCTACGAGCTCGCGGAACACGTGGGCGGCACATGGTTCTACGAGGAACGCACCGGTAGCTATGACAACGGGCTGTCCATTCACAGCAGCATGTACAGAAACCTCAGGTACAGTAACACTaacctcaccctctctctctttctctctgtgtctctctctctctctctctctgacttgaCCCAGGTCTTATTTTGTGTGTCTCATGTTTTACACTCCCTTAACTCTATGCAGGACCAACCTGCCCAAGGAGGTCATGATGTTCCCTGACTTCCCCTTTGACCCCCAGCTGCCCTCCTTCCTGCCACACCAGGAAGTACAGAAGTATCTGGAGAGATACTGCCAGAGCCACTGCATCACACCACATATTAGGGTAGGTACCGTCCACTCACACACATGGTCCTCTGTCAGGGGTAGAGAAGGAAGGTCCACCCTCATCAATTTCAGGTGAAAAAAGGAAAATGTTTATTCCGTTTCACAGGACAAGAGTCTAAAGCCCATCTCTCCCCCACTCTTTGTTAGTTCAGCActgtggtggatgaggtgagcCCTGTGGTGACAGAGGGTAAAGGACCAATGACGACGTGGGAGGTGACGTCAGGTGACAAGTCTGGATCACGGAACACTGAAACTTTTGATTCCGTGTTCATCTGCAGCGGGTAAGAGATGTGCATGTGCTTTAGATATTTACAATGTATTTTACACCCTAACCCTTAACTCTTAACCCCTGTCTCCTTTCCCTGTAGGCACTACTCTGACCCCCACATCCCATCCATCCCTGGGCTAGAGCGATTTAAAGGTGTACACCACAGTCATCAAtccctatccctctctttctttacCTATATCTCATGCCCAGAATTTTCCTGACCATGCAACCTGAACTGGAAAATGTCTGGGCAAGGTTAGGTGTTCAGGAAAAACTCATGGCTTTTATCTTATGCcatttctctttatctctctctttctctgaagcTGTATCTCATCTCATCCCCTTGTTTCTCTCTCTAGGCAAAGTGATCCACAGTCACTCATACCGCCACCCAGAACCCTTCTCAGGTCAGTCAGTGGTGGTGCTGGGCGCTGGGGCCTCAGGACTTGACATCTCACTAGAACTGGGTCGATCCAACGCCCAGGTGACTCTGAGCCACGGTAAGCCCACCCTACCCTTTCCTCTGCCCTATGGAGTCCACCAGGCCACCCCTGTGGAGGAGATCCAGGAGGATGGGTCTCTGCGGTTCCAGGATGGGTCCATTACACAGGCCCAGGTCCTGCTGCTCTGCACGGGCTACAACTTCAGCTACCCTTTCCTGGAGCCAGCCCGATTGGGCCTGGAGGTtcaggagcacctggtaaccccgcTCTACAGGTTCCTGATGCCCCCAGCATTCCCCTCACTCTTCATCATAGGCATCTGTAAAATAATCTGCCCCTTCCCCCACTTCCACTGCCAGGTGAGGTTGATGGTGATGTTGATTATCTTATTTTTTGTGGAACAAAATGTCTGGCTACCTCATCCCTCCCTCACTATAtcttgttcattctctctcttattGCTTTTTTGTTCtttcccatctttctctctctctatcaatctctctctctcgctcttcccctctttTTCTCAGGTCCAGTTTGCCCTGGCAGTGCTGGAGGGCTCCGTGGCCCTGCCATCGCGGGCTGAGATGGAAGAGGAGGCCCAGGGAGAGATGGCGAGGAAGGTGGAGAGGGGGGTGCAGCTCAGACACATGCTGAAGCTGGACAAGGAACAGTGGGGTTATGCCCAGACCTTAGCTCAGACTGGGAGGTTCGCCCCTCTACCCCCAGTCACACAGAGCCTGTATGAGGAGGTATGGAGGCAGAGACAGGTTCACCCACAGAACTACCGGCAGCTGAACTATCGACTCGTCAGTGACACACAGTGGGAGCAACAGGAACTgcatgctggtgaatgaggaggagaggaaagtcgAGGTTAGGAAtaggataggaggagaggaaatgACTGAGCATCCTTGGATAAATGGACAGAATGATGTAGGCCTTTTACTGAAATCTTACTTTGACATAATTTATTGTAATGTATGGACTCATGTAAATAATATATGCAATTTCACCCACAATTCTTTAGATAATGTTAGTAGCCTAGCCTATATCAAATGTACCTCACCAGCTTTTCTTTCACTTATTGTAAACAGAAAACATGTCATATCTCTGTCAGATTTCTCAATATTGAATTATTTGTAGGATATTTTATATCAATACACTCCTTAATGAActtttcaaaatgtatttccaATGCCAAAACTGCCAAGCTCCAAGGAAATAAAAAAATGCCATGGGAATATTAGAAAACCAATTTGTCCACTTTTTTTAATATGACTATTTTAGTTTATTTAGGATTTCCCTCTTTTATAATTCGAATGACATGAATGTAATAATAGCCATCTGGCCTGCATGTCAGGCTATTTTAAAAGACATTGAGATATGTATGTGTTTCAGTTTTGCTCCAAATGCTGTAATATGACTTTCTCTCCCGGGttttcccatctggtttgagtaGTCATATCCCAAAATGTTGAAATTGGACACTAATTAAGAGTACATTCTTAACCTTTATAACCCTCCTTTACAATTGTTTTTAGTTCGAAATGTAGAACCAGAGCCAGACCACACCCGATTGTTTTAATCTTAAATAGATATCGCATGTAATTTCAACACTTCCAGGAATCCGAAGCATCGCTATTTAAAAGGGATAGGCATGGAGGGATGTAGTGGCACATTGGATGTAGGAAAAGCGGGCGTATCTTTTCCCGGCTGCAGAAGGTAGAGGTTAAAAAGCTGTGGGAACGGGTCAGAGGAAAGAGAGGGGCGGGAGGAATGGGAAAGGGTACAGTAGAAAGGCAGGCAGGGTCTTTTCTTAACTTAAAGGAAGAGTTAAATCAGAAGTTAATAGCTTATTGTGAGTTATTAAAACGATAGCCTACACCGCGGAGAACTGGGAAACCGAAAGTTATCTAATTATATAAGATATTAACAAGAGAAAGAGACCTCGATGTCGGGAATAGGACACGGTCTGGAATAGGTAAGTCAAAGTATCCGCTTGCCACCAGCCCCCCTCAATATTAAAATTGTAAACAACAAATCTTTCATGGTGTGTGTGGCATACATATGCGTTATATCAAAAGAGAAGAGATACTTTGTATTCAACGTGTCGTGCGCGCGTTCCAGGCAGCACGTTCATGGCAAGAAATCTGAGCGCACTCGTTCTACAGTCAGAGTGAGTCTGAAAAGTATTTAAAATGCAACCTTTTAAAACAGATTGAGAATTTTCCGGTATAGGCTAGTGCATGCATACTTCCGAGTTTAGATAATGGGAAAGATACAAAAATTCACTATTACGAAATAGACTAGCCTCGCCTACAGTTCAGTCAGTGTTTTTCGAACTTCTCTAAGGAATGCTTTGTGTTTTTCTCCTGAGTAGGCTATCCTGGTATCCTATTGTTGATACACTCCGCTTTATCCTGTAGTAAGATTGTGCACATTGTATAATGATCTTGGCAGCTTCTTTttgataaaatatatatatatatatatatatatatatatatatatatatatatatatatatatatttgtttatatATATCAGAGACCACCCACCTGAATCACTTTAAAATAAAAATTTATCAAATCCTCTTCCTTGACATCCCTTTCTCTGTCATCTGCCCACAACAATAGggtgaaggatggagggagatacagagaaagagacagcagaggaggaggggggtgatGGCACAGAGCTGTCTGGTGAGGAAGGGGTGGGGCGACTTCATCAGAGCGGAGGGTCCTCAGATGAAGATCAGGACCTACCCATCATGCAGTGGGAGGACCTGAGCCTGCGTATCGCCGAGCTAGagaaacaggaggaggagaggagggagagggcaaAGGTCAGAAGGCATAAAGAGAAGGAGTAGACGTGCTCTGCC includes these proteins:
- the med31 gene encoding mediator of RNA polymerase II transcription subunit 31 gives rise to the protein MAGVMESEEQARNRFQSELEFIQCLANPNYLNFLAQRGYLREKPFVNYLKYLLYWKEPEYAKFLKYPHCLHMLELLQYEHFRKELVNAQCAKFIDEQQLLHWQHYSRKRTRLQQALAEQQQQQQLPHGNATAK
- the LOC120056528 gene encoding flavin-containing monooxygenase FMO GS-OX-like 4 isoform X1 encodes the protein MFTSLCVVPLKDCEIKYFDFSFLSLLKLLFFYCFNPAQRTAVFGFTRLSVMSSHRTVGMRQLRVAVVGAGAAGLCAARHILSRPDTFAPPVVYELAEHVGGTWFYEERTGSYDNGLSIHSSMYRNLRTNLPKEVMMFPDFPFDPQLPSFLPHQEVQKYLERYCQSHCITPHIRFSTVVDEVSPVVTEGKGPMTTWEVTSGDKSGSRNTETFDSVFICSGHYSDPHIPSIPGLERFKGKVIHSHSYRHPEPFSGQSVVVLGAGASGLDISLELGRSNAQVTLSHGKPTLPFPLPYGVHQATPVEEIQEDGSLRFQDGSITQAQVLLLCTGYNFSYPFLEPARLGLEVQEHLVTPLYRFLMPPAFPSLFIIGICKIICPFPHFHCQVQFALAVLEGSVALPSRAEMEEEAQGEMARKVERGVQLRHMLKLDKEQWGYAQTLAQTGRFAPLPPVTQSLYEEVWRQRQVHPQNYRQLNYRLVSDTQWEQQELHAGE
- the LOC120056528 gene encoding flavin-containing monooxygenase FMO GS-OX4 isoform X2, whose product is MSSHRTVGMRQLRVAVVGAGAAGLCAARHILSRPDTFAPPVVYELAEHVGGTWFYEERTGSYDNGLSIHSSMYRNLRTNLPKEVMMFPDFPFDPQLPSFLPHQEVQKYLERYCQSHCITPHIRFSTVVDEVSPVVTEGKGPMTTWEVTSGDKSGSRNTETFDSVFICSGHYSDPHIPSIPGLERFKGKVIHSHSYRHPEPFSGQSVVVLGAGASGLDISLELGRSNAQVTLSHGKPTLPFPLPYGVHQATPVEEIQEDGSLRFQDGSITQAQVLLLCTGYNFSYPFLEPARLGLEVQEHLVTPLYRFLMPPAFPSLFIIGICKIICPFPHFHCQVQFALAVLEGSVALPSRAEMEEEAQGEMARKVERGVQLRHMLKLDKEQWGYAQTLAQTGRFAPLPPVTQSLYEEVWRQRQVHPQNYRQLNYRLVSDTQWEQQELHAGE
- the LOC120056528 gene encoding flavin-containing monooxygenase FMO GS-OX4 isoform X3 yields the protein MRQLRVAVVGAGAAGLCAARHILSRPDTFAPPVVYELAEHVGGTWFYEERTGSYDNGLSIHSSMYRNLRTNLPKEVMMFPDFPFDPQLPSFLPHQEVQKYLERYCQSHCITPHIRFSTVVDEVSPVVTEGKGPMTTWEVTSGDKSGSRNTETFDSVFICSGHYSDPHIPSIPGLERFKGKVIHSHSYRHPEPFSGQSVVVLGAGASGLDISLELGRSNAQVTLSHGKPTLPFPLPYGVHQATPVEEIQEDGSLRFQDGSITQAQVLLLCTGYNFSYPFLEPARLGLEVQEHLVTPLYRFLMPPAFPSLFIIGICKIICPFPHFHCQVQFALAVLEGSVALPSRAEMEEEAQGEMARKVERGVQLRHMLKLDKEQWGYAQTLAQTGRFAPLPPVTQSLYEEVWRQRQVHPQNYRQLNYRLVSDTQWEQQELHAGE